The Rhopalosiphum maidis isolate BTI-1 chromosome 4, ASM367621v3, whole genome shotgun sequence region ttaacgacTGACCTCAATATCTGATGAACCAAGACTATGGATTGCCGATACCATAAATACATCTTTAAAGTTTGCCCAACCAGTAGActgttttactgttttttcCAACTTTCTCTCTTGAATTTTTGAGCTTTCATGAGTTCTTATATTTTCAGATGTCATAGCATATGGTTCAGGAACatgaatattgttatgtttatagCATGTTAAAGATCGTGCCAAATCTAAGAGATAGCTTTTTGATCTTAAAAGATCTATCTATAACACAATAaccttttgtttataaatgagtaaatacaaaataagtatattgaaTGTACAGCAAAAGTTTCATATTACAAAGTCTCATGGATAACTAAAAAGTTCTTAttataaagacattttttaaatataattacataaaattggatttattatggttatggttctcaaaaatattttttaagtggaAAATTATTGCATGAAAGTTACactgcattattaaattaattgtttacatattacattgttaatgtcttgaattttttattctataatttaggtaattttacgttcaaaatattaacattcaaataaaataaaaacttaatcaagaaaatatataaaataaatagctaattattttatacaatttaagataattaattgttaacatatttatattattaaattaaagtaggtacacaaattattattattacttgaaaaacaaattttaaatttataataaaatacataaaaacaatataagttaactttaaaaactataacattttgtaccattttaattattatattttatattacatttataatgtcataaaaaataagtaaattaattttaattataatttatattatagtcataggTAACTTATAGACCTTTAAGGATACAAAAATCTTACCTTAATATGttcaatatatacaattcaacTGAACAATTATGAGGAACTTATAAAAtgcctaatttaatattttaactataactcATGTATATTAAGGTTTtaggaattaatattataagtgtataaatgTCTAGCAACAGCTAAATAATACCTTAGTTctctatactaataaataatacgtaagcatacagaaattattttattactagaaGAAAACTTATgtccattattaattttctaagtttaaataaacatgaacTCACTTTATTTAGTACTAGAAATGAATCTTTATTAGGATAAAGATGTAAAAGCCTCAACACTTTAGGATCTAAGCGGTTTCTCGTATACCGATTGGATACATCATGAATAACACCAATTATGTCTGCTTCTTCTATTGAGTTTACTGAGTCCTTAGCAAATGtcttttctaaattatacctACAACAATAGTATAGTatgcattaaaatgtataacatcatTCATTTGTAACAGTAAGTTTCCAtactaaaaacaatgaaattacTTTGTAATTTCTGTAGAGTCAACAAGACCAGGAGTGTCTAAAAACACTAATTGTGTATCATCCACAGTTCGCACTGCACGTACACTAGATCTTGTAGTGTGAACTTTACAAGAATAAGGACATATCtgcaaagttataaaaatgtttaagtataatatgatattgaatttgttaactaaatttatttaagtatctaaatacttgtgtactataatttataactttataatactttttcctattaaattaaatagtactcACATTTCTCTGGACAATAGAGTTGATTATTGAGCTCTTTCCTGCATTTGGTACACCAATGATGGCAATTTTTAACAGACGCTGACGGTTTATTTTGACAGACTCATTTTCGTTTTGGTTGTCACTATTGATGTAAAATTGTTCTGAGTTTAAACTATAGttacatttcaataatgaATGAACACGACTCGGTATTACAATTGGTTTTAAACCAATTGATAGAAAGATAGTACTGAGATATTTGGCCATTGAATAAATGCAGTAAATTAGAAGTTAAAAATTGGACAATCTCACTGttccttaaaatttaaactaaatacctAGCTatgttttgaatgtttttatgtatttcagAAAATTACACTGTAAAacgcaaacattttattagaattggAATGGATAATGTAAAAAAGCTGACAGTGTGATTAAAGTATTGGAAATTCAACATCGAATTCTGAATTTTTGAACGTCaaagttgaaataattaaatgaaactattaaagaatattatggtattaacTAATCAAAAAACTTGATTATTAAGCCGGACTAATGTTACAGTGATAACTGATAACCACTAATCCTTATCATATCAAGTTTGGGTCTCGTCCTCTCGGTATCGTaacctgataaaaaaaaaaaccaaattaaaaaatactatattttaaaatttaaattttaaacatgaaaaaaattgcttaAAGATATCTCCgttttttcttgattttttcgTTTTCCTAAGGTACTTCGCTGTCATACGAGACTACGGCTATTAACGCAAGTACGCAATTACCGCAATCTCAACGACATCCTTGCGATGTGTTCTAGTGccgaaatttacaatttattatctatcatTACGACATTAGTacattacctacctataaactATACTACTACAGTCATGAacaatggtttttataatgttatatttcctttgaattacattttacagaCTTTTTTGCAGTCTCACTCAGATTTCGCTATAGTAATTGACAATTGTGTAAATCCAATCCTGTACAGGAGGGTGTTAAGAGTTCAAaacgttttaatgtttttaattcatgcattataaatattttaaaatctatccAGCCACCACCCCCCTCCGACGAATATCGATTTTGAGTACGTGCTTTTGTTAATCACGTCTGTTGTAtccagttgaaaaaaaaactatttattaattaaatgataatattatgaacatttggTCTCTACCTACTACCTAGGACTGACCAAAGAAACAGTAAAGCTACTTCAGTGACGTAGTAATATGGTATTTTACACaccaaaagaaaatataagaatGGCGTCATGAGTCATGATGCAAAACTATACTTCggaaaacttatatttttgaaatgtaatattaaaaattgtcaaaaaaaaaaaaatgagtgtCCGAATAACATTTAGTTTGAACATGGTCGTTTTACATTTGTAACTACTTTACGATATATTTTTGCTTGGATTGAACAATCGacttctattataaaatgcgaaaaaaattttaaaataaacagaaatAATTCCATGGACTGAAATAACTATTTGCAGTAAGTTTATGTTCATAGTATTGGCAAAAGACCAAGCAAAAATTGTCGAGATAGACAAAAGCTTATTTTCTAAGCGCAAGAGTTATGCAGGCAGAATACTTTCGCAACAATGCATTTTGGGAGTAGTCGAGACAGTCGAGTAGGTATACCTGCATGTTCTATATGCCGTGACTTGGTGAACTAACGAAAGTTTTTTAGTCTAGATTCCTGATAGAACCATGTTTTATCTtgctcaatattattaaatattaaaaggaacaacaatttatttagattgTTGGAGGGAATACAACTCTAGCAAATTTGAAAAAGCTGGTTTCAAACATTTGTCTGTAAACCAGTGCAAAAACTTTGTAAAATTCTCTAAATAGGGAACATCATACACACAATATAGAGTCTCTGGCCTTCTGAAGATCAGAAAAATagcagaacaaaaaaaatcgcgtcataattttaaattatatttagctgAGTGTGGCGACAAAAGAATGTAAACTcactgaaattttaaaaacaatcaaaatccAATGTCCCCAGGCtccaatacataatttataacgaatcatttattaatgtaaacttGCAGTAAAACTTTTTCTTACATTTAACATCTTATAcacaatacctataaaaaacttcacaaagaattaaatatgatttgttaatataaataaaaataaggaaGTCACTAGTGtctatgataattgataagtaTATAGCCATTtagacaaattttaataattttgcataacatgataatttttgatacTTAATTGGTAGAGATAAAAAACCGAATAGAAACTtagattaaagtaaaaaaaaaatacttggatttttttcgaataaatTAATGCTCGaaaattgcaattattatattgatataaatattaagatctATTGTATATTCCAACTATTACAGTTAAACAATGAAAGGTGTTAAGACTATTAAGATAGTTTTAGGTGTTAGGTGTTAACACTCCTAACCCTTCTAGTAATTGCGCAgcaagttttaataaattgcataaaaaaaattttctattcaaatattacaatttgacgtattatgaaaaagtatttatgaataatataaatattacactaaCTTCGTCCGCTCAGCACCActctataagtttaaaatttcatagtgcttatagtgtattttatctattatggtatttattatttgaattgtttCAAATAAGTCATATTTGCGTGATTGTGTACAGATGtacagttatataaaaatatataacctaaacttattattagttattatatcctttttttttaagaaaacatcACTAGATGTTATTGATTACTGTATATTTCATTaagtattacaaattacaattaccaTTATACGACTGTCACTAGCAAACTGCTTAAGGTTTGACTagagattaaatatattatagagtatAAACTATAGATACCTACCATATCTAATCTTTGGATTTATcagcaattattaattcttcaAAAAGTAGTAATCTGATCAATGATAGTGAAGTTACTTAGAACATATTTGATGTAGtaagtatatcataattttgtgATCGATCTATGGTTACAACTTGCTGTTTTAGTCAGTAGTGTACTACAAACTACAATAAGTTATAGTGGTACTATAGTAGTATAGCGATTCTTTAAGGAAAGgctttactaaaaataatacctaatacaacAAATGGTATTaatgtggaaaaataaataaaaacagttaattttgttgtttgatGTAtccatgttattataattattataaaaacaataaaactataaattcacATTCCTAAAACTGAgttctaagaaaaaaaaaatcgtatacaataaaatagagtagatacaataataatttattaaggtaTTTGTATTAGAATGTAATGCACTGGTCATGATtagatgaattaaattttgggATCTTCTAAACATAACACGGAATgatgtttgtttaaaaaacggtttttaaattttttttttttttattgcagtaTATAAGCCAATTTTGGAGAACCTCATTCCACGTtactgaaaacaaaaaaacaataagtacTTAACGTcactaaattataacatttatatgaatgatgcctttataatacaaaacttccttaattaatattagttgtttTCAAACTCCAaagctttattataatatttaaaagtataaacaagtataagatataacattatttgatgCGAAAAGCgctattgcaatattattgtttaaaagaaatataatcatCTACAAGGGtactataaaagaaaataaataagatgtttttaaatattaatatagttttatgtaaaaatgtattattctaaaaagaGTTTAaagttagtataattttttaattcacattGCAAAATGGTTAACGAAAAAGTATTCTTACTCAATAACCAAGAGATCTCATGTTCTATAAGCTGATACTCAATACATATCATATACCTGTAAAATTACTTAagcaaaaaataagtttatcatatacaattaataattttatcagcaggctcaatataatattatgtatttgtattcagatataaaattttatgttgattaaaacgtatcaataaaatagtttattgtaaGCACAACAAAGTTAAGTACAAAAGCATTAGATTATAATGTcgcataaaaatacattgttgtataatatctagTTTAGAGACCATAGCATTTCATGAAACAAACATCAGCCAaaagcaaatattatatgattaattaattttaataataacataagcacattacaatacaatttatgtatgtCAAgtgattgaatatattttatataaatcatgaaTAGGCATTGAAAATGGAAGTACTAAATTTCAACAAATACTagcagaataaaaaaaaaaaagcaagcaacattgtaatattcaaaaatgaaaacactATGTGatggaaatttatatttagttcacGTTTTgcctattttaatttgtttaatgcattcataattaaagaaaaataaaggcTTAGTATACTTTTCAAGCATTATTTAACTGCAATAAAACcagtaaatgtaattaaattaaaatcctcCTTATGAAGGATACAACATTAACTACAGAACTTattaacataacattataaccgAAAAATAATCATGGAATACATTTGTTTGTATCTAGTTTAGTCTAATGatctcattaaatattaaacctaGTGCccattgtgttttttttattatatataaattattaagacgTTAAACAAAAATCTTCTTGTTCAGGTACATACACGATGCGTAAAGTGTTGGTGTATCCAGAACCTTTCTTCCATCCAGTGACGACTACTACTGGATCTCCAGTTTTAATGAATCCGCGGGATTTACCAAAATTAATGGCATGCACTACACGGGTGTCCACATCTTTCAACCAGTCACTTAATGGttgttctaaaataatacaattttattgacgaattaataatattacgtactacataaaactattgaaattaatatgtagtcactattcatataatttatctaacgAAAACATATGCTAATTATGAGTATCTCCATTAGTCATTGAGACTGGTTTCATTATGGTTTTGTGTCGAATGGAAGAAATCAGGAGAACTGAATTTTTTAGACAATGGCATGTTTTCTTGCTGGATAGAAAAAAG contains the following coding sequences:
- the LOC113548172 gene encoding GTPase Era, mitochondrial gives rise to the protein MAKYLSTIFLSIGLKPIVIPSRVHSLLKCNYSLNSEQFYINSDNQNENESVKINRQRLLKIAIIGVPNAGKSSIINSIVQRNICPYSCKVHTTRSSVRAVRTVDDTQLVFLDTPGLVDSTEITKYNLEKTFAKDSVNSIEEADIIGVIHDVSNRYTRNRLDPKVLRLLHLYPNKDSFLVLNKIDLLRSKSYLLDLARSLTCYKHNNIHVPEPYAMTSENIRTHESSKIQERKLEKTVKQSTGWANFKDVFMVSAIHSLGSSDIEDYLLQKSKPSPWMFSKDILTDKEDHKLVLHMIESILYDSLPNEVPYNLKVEMEYYEVSQEGNIHIVVLIHCNTPRIEKLVMGKKGNRIRNIAKKSEQHLRNLFLTDVFLKMVVTDKLKHSVQHMADNLRQ